In Halictus rubicundus isolate RS-2024b chromosome 1, iyHalRubi1_principal, whole genome shotgun sequence, the sequence GACTATGAGCTAGTGCCTGTACTACTCGTTCCAGCCTGATCGATCGAGCGGTCAACGGGGATGCCGCGTCGCTGCCACCGCTTCCTGCACCACCGGTGCTGTCTCTTTCGCTCACCGAATGTAATTCTTCACCTGATAACTGTAACTGCGAATTTACACATACTATATCGTCTTCTGATGTCCCTAACTAGCTAACGCTAACGCGGCAAATAGAACAGTCGCTGACCTGGCTTGCAGGAAGAGATTCCGATAGCTGTCCTGGACTAGTTAATGAGGCGGCATACTGATGGAGGTGTGCCGGAGACATGGATGCTGGTGCctttaaacaattattaaaatattaagaCAACAACCTAGTGAAACAAGCGTCAAGTTTATATTGGTTGCATATTTACAGTATGATATTTATGCAAGTAATCCCTATTAGGACTATGATGAGATTTTGGCGTGGATCGCCCGCTCAATGGCGGCGATGCTCGTTCAAGACTTCGTCCTCTCGCTAACAGGTTCATATGTTcaagactaccgacgcgagatTCCAACTCTTCTGCGCGTGCTTCAGTACTTTGTTTCTCTTTCTGCAACATTAATGTTCAAGCTGTAATACATGATACGTTCGCACTGTCGCGTTAATTCGAATCGGAGTATCTGCGAAAAGTTTCCTTTAACACGATAACACGAAATATCAGGTCATTTTTCTCAGAACTAATTTTTCATCCGATACAAATCCCATTCGAATGAACACAGCAGCATAATCTATGTATGTTCACACATAAAGACATGGACGTTTGCTTACCTGAATCAACCTAATTTCATTATTAATTGCATCTAATTGTTCCTGTAACATTACCGCTAACGTTTGAGCATCCGAGTGACCTGTCGGACTAATTACATCGGCCGCGCAGCTGAAGAGACTCTCGTTGTCCCCGTCGCCTTCTGCATCGCTGGAGACGTCAAACGCCTGCTGTACGTTAGCGAGGACATGCGCCTGCTGCAGCTTCTCCCATTCTTGTTCTGCCAGCGTACGGGGTACGTAATTCTGGTAGAAGTAAtcagaaaatgtttaatttgcATAGAGATCTCCAGTCTGATAACTAGGCATGGGATCAAGTTCAATTTGTGCTTATGAATTCGAGTCAATCTCAGTAACCCAGTTTCGTTCCTCGAGTTTCGATTATTGACCTCGAAAATACATACTTTCGTCGTATCCTCGTCGATGGTAGGTCGCTTCGCCGTTCTCCTTGGCAGAGAGTGCGTGTCGAAGCTACTGTGACTCGCACTCCTTGAGAAGGATCCAGGATCCACTGCGTTGGGAGACAAACTTCTGGTCAGTGCATCTGTCTGCTGTATGTTGAACGCGATTTCCTGTTGCAGCATCTGTCTCTTCACATTGTCGATCTCGAGCCGAGCTTTTCCCAGCTCCTTCACTATCTCCGTCTTCTCGTTCTGCAGGTCTTCGGCCAGTTTCCTCGTCTGTTCCAGCTCTTGCGTCAGCGTATTCTTCTCGTTCAACGCCTGCATTCTTTCCTCCAGATGCGCCTGTAGTCTTTCGTTCGACTCTGAATGGGAACACGAGAAGATGGTAGATTACGAGAGTTTCTTAACCGGTACCCGAAGCGAAATGTACAGCAATTACCGGATAAAAGTTTATCAACGGTCGCGCTAAGCCGCGTGTTATGCTCCTCGTTCATTTTAAGTCGTTGATTGACACGCATCACTTCCGCGTTCTTTTCCTCCAATTGCGTTTCTAATCTCTGTATTCTGTCCTCCGCACTGCCGTGCCTTTCTTGAGCCTGCTTATTAAACGATGCACATAATTAATATTACCGTAGAAAACGCGAAGCTATAATGTATAGATGATTTAATGATCCTTCCTTCGATATACAAGTACATGAAAACTGATCAACTATTTCAGGTCCCGAGCGAAAAAGACGAGACAAGTCTAAATAGTCTAACTTAGTGAAAACTGTACACGTGCCTTGTACACAGTATTCTAAAGAAACGTGACCAGAAAAATGAAACGATAAAATACTAACAAGCTCCAAAAAATAATCACATCGATTGCGTTTGTTTGGTATATTCAGTGTTAGATTGAAACTGGACGGATTATAATATCCTTTGACACGAGAATTGTACGAATTCCAACATTACCTTCTCTGTACGAGCCCTTAGCTATTACCATGTTAATAATAAACTGTAAGAAAAGGCTGAGTAGTGTTTGTTGTTTGCATGGCAGACAAAGTCAGGTACTGCGTGAACAGTGGTATAATATACACGGTGGGTCATGTTCAAAAAGATCATCTAAATATCTCGCTTGCTTTTGATGGCAGAGAAATAAATGCACTAGATGAAATGTACTTGATTAATAGTTTGGTAACCTAAAccttgttttttaaaaattagaattaaaggAATGACCTGTACAAGTTTCATCAAATGCATTTTTTTTACTATCGATAGCAAGTGAAATATTTATGTGAGCTGTTTTGAGTGCTCCACTCTGCATATTTGCGACAAGAAGAACACATCACTGAGAGTTCGAATATGTGAATTGAAGAGTAGAGAGAATCGTATATCTGAGTGGCAAGCAATCTAGACaaagatatatatgtatatatatatgtaaatatatatttgGGGAGAGTCGACAGAAGTGCAGAGGAATAAAAAAAGGACAAATTGATGATGCAACGACTTAATTCCCCTGCGTACCTGGTTGGGCCTCCTCACCTGCGTCAGAGCCTCCATCCTCTGCTTTAATTGCTCTTCCATTTCGGGAAGCTTGGAATACTGTGCCAATTTCTGTTCTGCCAATTCCAGTTTTTCCTGTATAGCTGCTATCTTTTCTTCTTGGAGCTGAAGAAGGTATTGAAATCAGTGACGGATTATGAACTGGagtatgataaaaaaattaacGAGTAAGGACGCGAATGGACTTCGACACCGATTACTGTACAGTAGGGTGGTCCTTATTTTTCGACTTGAGCGAAATCAACAACcataagggcccggtcttcgtagattcacgataaggtagagtgactacattatcgtcaaaaaattattgtacacgtgcctcaagttttccttTACCTTTAATTGGGCCTTCTTGTGCTGCAGCTCCTGTTCCAATTTCTCGTTGAGATCATGGCTACTGGAGGACTCTCGTTGAGCCTGGAGGTACCGCTTCTCGAGCGTCGCTATCCTTTCTTCCTGATCCACTTTCTGTGCGACATTCTCATGCAAATCTCTCTGCAATTTCACGTTCGTCTCTTGGGTCTTCAGCAAGTCTTTCTGCGCTTTCGATAAGGTTTCCTCCAACTCTGCCACATGTCCAATTAACTCTGCCACCCGCCGTTGCCACGTGCTCAACTCTGAGCTCTAAAATAAATGGTTTCACTTTGTTATCATTGATTGTTTAACCGCGTGACCACCGACTATAGCTGTATGCTTGTAATAGGAGTATGGTGTTATCCATATCAAGGACAAAACACAGCTACTATACATAGTCTGCGACGAGAGACAGAAACTTTTGTCGTTTGTCCCTGAGTCGTGTGGGAGGGGTGGGTGTTATGCGACAAACCGTCTGTCACAGATACACTGTATATGTCTGTCATAGATTGTATATGTGTTAACGTTGTTTTAGTATtgtatcgtgttcgtctacgattgtTGCGGTAATAAACCAAGCTGTTCATACATAAAATATCTGCTCGGGGGAGAAGAGAGGTCCATTCTTAGTTCACTAAAAACCATGCGAAACACGTCGAACATCGTCGTCATAGTCATTCCACAACATGCCATCGGCTGCGCCGCTTCGTATGACGCAACACAACAGGAGAGACATAGTTGTGCAAAAAACACGACGTCACAAAATCTGTTGTGGTTTCTATCGGTTAATCTcttataagaaaaaaaaaaaaggaaacgctTGCTTCGCAAGTGCATTTTTGTAAAGGTTCTATCAGAGAGTTACAGAGTCAAGACTATCAAAGTATCCTTGAAACACTTTCCAGTGTCTCTTCGACCATGCACCATAAGTAGAAGAAAAACACATAAGGAAAGTTTCTATCTGTCCGATATCAAAACGCTTCGGCAAACTTGTGTCTTCAAAAACACATGCAAAGGGTGGGGGGCGGGGGAAAGTTTGTTCCCAAAGTCGGTTACGGTATTCCCTCGCTCTGGCGACGCACAGTTGAGAAATAGAAAATGGAGCACTCGTTCCAGCCTCTCACCAGATCAAGGGAATACTGACACGGACCAGCTATGGGACTCGACAACAGACGGTTACGGGAACAGTCAAGCGATACACTCCCGTATGGTGTTACTCCACCCTACTCGCCTCTGCGACGTTTTCTACCCTCCACTGCCATGCTGGAGTCTCGGACTTTTTCAACAGCAGTAATACTTTCGATTGTATTAGGTTGATGCATATGAACTTAGAAGATGAATGAATTTTACTTACAACAAAGTAATGTTCCTTTAACGTTACTATTAAAAATCGgacgtttcatatgcaacaacttaACACATCTACTTATCAAAAAATCAACACCCCACACAAACTGTACATTTTTACAGAGGATGGAACCTTCCCTGTGGTGATTTAATCGCGAGTCCAGCTGGGCAGTGTAGGGTCGAAAGAGCCGTGTCTCATCGAAGATCTACCTGGATCTCCCTAAAAGACTGATCATACGTACGCACAGATCGATTTCGCTCGGTTCGACGCGTATTGTCATACCTGCTTCTCAACGGTAGCTTGCAAATCAATTACTCTCGTCGTGGTGTCCTGGTCCGCCGGGTCCAGACTGCCATTGCTCAGCCTACTGCCAATTTCAGTCGACCTCTCCGTACCTAGTTTTTGTATCGACTGCGGCtgtggttgttgttgttgttgttgttgttgctgctgttgctgctgctgcgggTGTTGTTGCTGCTGGTGTTCTTGCTGGCCTGCCGCCTGCTCAGTCTCATTCTGCCCGATCACAACACTACATTCAGAATGCCTCGCTCGCATTGCCTGCCCTGCATCGCCGCGCGATCTCCCAACTACTACGGCTAGACAACTATACGCGACTAAGCCACTACCGTGCACTAACGCAGACGCACTCTTATGGATGCAACGATCGAGGTGATTGACGAGCACACGTGGCAGCCGAGCTCTGATGTCGATCGGTACAGATTCGCGCTCTGCGATGACGTTTGATGTTCGAGGAAGATGCTCGTGCAGCATCCACGCTAACTTTGTTCATTTGGAGTCTCCTGTGAGCTCCGAAATTACTAAAAATGGCCTCAAACCTTGGCGTAGACAACCAGAATGTGTCAGTACAGTGGTTGATAAACCCGAGAAACCATTGTTTATCTCCTACGTTAGATTGCATATCATTTAAACTATTCCTTATTGTCTTGAGCTTAAAACGTTCGTTACCAGCGCCATAGGATTATAACATATATCATTATGTTCAgagaatttctaatttttctgtGACAATATTTTTGTTCATGCTTCATAAGAGGATACGTTGCATTTAGTCAAATGTTATAGCCTCTTTTTTGTCCTAGTATTAGAAACCAAAGAAGGAGGAGTTCGAATGATACGTAATATAGAAATTCTTCAAGGATAAACAGTGGTCCCCCCTTACTTGTGTCAGCCACTGTAGTAGAAAATATAGTTTTCTTAATCTTTTCAAATTGGCCGCACGATTACCTTGGTCTCTCGAGCTATACGATTCTGAATACGTCATGACTGCAGTTCTAATAAAAGTTTGATCCTCTCTGCGACAAGGTTCGGTGCTATGCTCACACGATTATATAAAAGATTGTGTAATTGCGATTATGAGATCGATTTTTCAAGCTATATGCCCGGTTACatacttttcattttatttccttGCGCATGCAGAGAGGATCAAAAAGGAAGAAGGCTTTTCCTCGATGATTCATGGAATGAATTCTGTGACGCTGTTGGATTTGGTGACTCGCGAATGATCGAACGGTTTCCAGGATCTCGAGAGAGCTAAAATCTGTGACCAATGACTGAATCGATCGATAACCAACGGCGAGATTAGAAGCGTGTATTACATCGCAGAGAGAAAgaaagtaagagagagagaaagagaaagaggacgaTAGGACCCCGAATGGCCGCATCGAGCGAAAGTTTTATCGGCGACGTGAGATAGTATGCTTGGATCATATCAAAACCCATGAGCATGCACAGTGAACGAAAAATGAAAATCATAAAAGAGGTCGCATGGATGCAGCTTTCACGACGCTCAATACACGTGGAACACCTTTTCTCATGTATCCATGATGATTGTGAAGTATGAGGGGCAGTGTGTGTGAGATATTCTGTGAGTGCGATTATGCATGGGTGGTGGTGGTGTGCGGTATATCGTATCCACGTTTCTCGGCTACCTTGTTCTGTTGCTGGCTGTCTTCCGTCTGCCCGTTTTCCTTCGGCCTGTCCTCGATGGCCTTAGGCGCGTGCCCGCTCATTATGTATTGCTGGAGCTGCGGTTCAAGACATTTAAACGATCAATATCGTCCGCAGTTCGATCACCGTCCCTCAAACGGACCGGTCCGACAGTAaaactacactgcggatttttacccACTCGTGATATTTACAAACGTTTTGAACACAGGTGAGCATTGTCCCACCAACTGAAGGGGCTACATACACCTTGGAaacaaatcgattttttaaaaatattttttaattcgattCTAAAACTGAAAACTATGGTCGCCTAAAAACCTTTTTCGAAATCCgaaatattgatatttttctttgaaaattacAGTGTATATGCATGAAAGTATGTACTTTAAGATACATATACacgttttataataaaaattattttccaggAAGTAGAAATTCGTTTCACGCCTCCAGATGTACGTAGCCTCTTAAATTGGAGGTTGGGTGCGACAATATTGCAAAGGTCAACTTGCGTATGTCCATATTTACTTTAGCATAAATATCCGTAACAGCAAAGCACAGATAATATAAATTTTCGTTATCTTCTAAGGAATGGTcaacgacaaagaagttctaatcgttGTAGATGCAAAGAGAATGGGTAAGGGTTTAAGGATATTCTTGCTTTACTTTTCACACAGGGGGTGTTTCGCGATCATAAAATAAATTCGCCCCTCCTCGGCGGTTTCCACGGAATGGcctataaaaatccgcagtctagcgacaATACTTAGGGAAAGAAGCGGTACCTCCTGTTTGGTAATGGCTAGTTCCTCCTCCAGGCTCTTGTTCTTCTCCTGTGCCATGCGCAGACGGTCCCGCACCTGAAAATTGGTCGCCGGTTATTAAAGGGTATTTTAATGAACCTATTATCTCGCATCTTAGCAGCCTCCGCCCGCGAGACCGTTCTACGTTTAACCCTAAAACAAGGGACTCGTGTAGTTCAACCTCTGTTTCGCGTTCGTCTACCCTTGCAATTAGTGTCTAGGTCCTCCAGATGTTGGAGTGCAATCTCGTGAGTCATCTCGGGAGGATCTTGGGGCCATCAACTCGCTCAAAATTAGGGTTCTACGAGAAAGAGGAGGATCTTGGAGTTTTTCCGCGGAGACGTTCTCTACTGGCCAATTTTTTCGATTTGAAAatcatagaaaaaaattttttagtcgGCTCGATCTTAAAGCAGTCGGAGTCTACGCCCGAAATTCTACGAGAAAAAAGAGGGTTTTGGAGTTCCTCGAAATCGCGGGAAAATTTTTTAGCGAACTCGACCTTGAGTTGGTTAGAGTCTACGCGAATCTAGGTTCAGGGTTAAATCGGAATCGTTGTTGATCCGGTTGCAAGGTTGAAGGAAACGTCGTCGAACAATAGATCAGAAGTTCTTACTTTCTCGTCCAGAGCCTTGTGGTGCTCGAACAGACTTTTCAGCGCTTTAAGCACCTCGGCTTCGGACGACACTCCAGATTGAGTGACCTGCTGCCTCTTCATCACAGTGGTCCTGATGGACCGTTCGTGCCGCGAGACCAGGCATTCTAGATGTTCCAGCAGAAGCTGTAAAAACGAAACAGACAACAGACAATGAGCAATATCGCGGGAACAAGTGCCGCATTCAAACTCTAAAAAGTATTAGAGcagacgcgacgacgacgaggctCTCTACGTACGCGAGTATTACTCCGCTCCGCTTTCAGCTCCGATATCTCCTCATCCCTCGCTAGGATGCCCTCGCGGGCCGCTGCGAGCTCCTTTGTTAGCTGAGAGAACTCCTGAAATCAGAAACAGAGCATCTGTCACCACGTGCCTCGAGAATGCATCTCTATTAACCCTTCTACGACCATCCTTCTGTCTTTTCTCCCCTGGCGATTTTGTGGAAAAATGTTTAAGCATTGCCCACTTATGTCGGAaggaaaaacagaaaattatcaccAACCAATCTTACATTATAGTCAAGGATGATCTGTAGATAGGTTAACGTCTCAAGTTTGTTCATATATTTGCATTATCTGCACTGCcgaatataaattttttgcGTTTCCATAACTAATGATTCTTATAGATTTTGATGCGTTATATGCAACTTTATAAATTTTTCCTTTAATCGCGAAAGCTATACAAATAATTCTTACGTAGAACAGTCCTGTAGATTCTTCCGAATACAACAGTGTACTTTACCACAACATGATAAACGTTTAAGCAtgttcaaataatatttaaagaGGTTAACGCAACAATTTTCACGGACGTTATCGAAAAgctaaaaaaaagttaaaaattgtagGACAGAGTCATtaagagaaacaaaaaaaaagttttAGTAATTCAATAGATCCTTTTCAGAGGCTTCTACGAATGTTCTTGCATTTAAACGTTTCGAGTCAGATCGAAAGGCAAAGACCACAAAGAGCCAAGTCATTCTTTCGTTGGACCCGATGCTGAATCAGAGCATTAAGAAGGAATCAGCTTCTACCAAAGAAGATCAGATCGACAAGTAGTTCTACTTCTGCGTCGAGCAGTTCGCAAGTCGCAGACTGAAATATTTTAGGGTACCGCTCACGAGGGAGCTCCGTCACAAAGTTTGCCCCTCTGGGAGGCTGCACTTTCATCTTCGTACACGTTACTTCCGCTCGACATTCTAGTTGAAtgttgtatatttatttataagtgCCGCTGATCGATACCGGGGCTCCGCTGTTGCAAAACAACGCGGACCTGCTGGATCCATTCTTTAAAGGACAACAGGGTCTCCTGTTGATCAAAACAGATCAAAATGCTTATGGAAATTCCAGTTCCAGGAGATTTCTCAAAAGATGAAAAACTTGAAGAAATCaagtcatcattctgaacaacttttccctatacatgttaccgccgctcgattttagttttcgagatattcgccaAAAGCTATTGCTAATACTGTATTGAACTTTTCGTATTCTTGCACGCTCCGTGGCAAGGCAAGCCTGTTCCGGCACAGCGCctgtttactttttttttttttgtaaacccGCTGTGGAGATGAGAGAGAAAACAGGGTCTTGCTTTCAATTTTGAAAGACTACTCCTCGATTTTCGTATGCATGGTCGGGCCGGTCCTCTCCGCTCCCTCCACGACCTACCCACAACTCATTCTATTCACATAATCTTTGCATTGTAGCTGTCATCCAGAATTTGATCTAGTAATGGAAAAATCATGCGAATAGAATGAGTTGTGGTTAGGTCGTGGAGGAGGCGGAATTGGGTCCGGCAGTCAGGCCAGCCCGACCACGTATACGAAAATCCAAGAGGAGTCTTTCAAAATTGAAAGCTAACCTTATATATGTATGACCAGAGTGAGACCTTGCATTCTCTCTCGTCTTCATATcgtgtttacaaaaaaaaaatttaaacagacgCCGCCAAGAAACCATCACTCTATTCTTTCTTCCCCttcttatatatatatgttgtatatTGCGTATCTGTTATTAATTTTATGTTTGGCTAGAAATCGGAAATATTTCGGCCATCATACCCAAACAAGCACAAAAACATAACATTTGTAAGAAGCAGAATACGTTGCGAACGCCGTTAAGCGACCGCCTGTGTTTATATACGAAAATCCaaaagagaaaattcaatacaGTATTAATAATagatttttgcgaatatctcgaaaactaaaacCAAGCGGCTATAACATGTACAGGgagaagttgttcagaatgatgacgttgacaatatatttcaaggtcatcaaaatcggtgaggaggACCAACTTCTGTATAATTACCGGAAGTTTCTTTTTCGTCGCCAATTTTGACTTTATTTCGTACATGTTCAAATTCGTCGAACATTTTTGTTCCGTGTACTTGTGTGCGTTGAGACGAATCTGTAGATTATGATTCACGTTGCCCCATTTCATTGACTAACAGTGTAAGCTCAGAATACattacagaaaataaacaaaGAACCTGTATAGAAGAAAAAATTGGATCCGTGGCCGATAGTAAGTGGAAATGGTTCCTCGGTAGAAATTATTCAGGATGAAGATTCTCCATAATTGTTTTAATCAGAACATTGATGTAACAGGTTTAAACACTTATTTTCGGAGCAGGTATCCAGTTATGAACGGACAGGATCCCAATTAGGAACCTGCCAACTTTATTCCCTAATACAAACTTAGGTAATCTCGACTTCTCCGaacgagacggagagagagagagagagagagagagagagagagagagagagatggttcTGTCCTGTTTTTCCGTTTATCCGTACCACTCGGGGAGCTCCAATTTCCACGAGACTTGGAACGGAAAGCTGGAAACACCTCGACCCGATTAAAAATTGACCGATTAACGTCGATTACAGGGAAAACGGTTCCGTTTACACCGGACAAGGAGCCGGAGCCCTTTAAAGGGGTACTCTGATTTTTAAtcttcgaaaaatcgatttaccTTCTTTTACATTTTCCTTAAGTATAAATGTTGTGGACTGTGCGTGAACTTTTATGGAAACCGTTGCCACGATGCTTCGACCTGTAGTTGACTTGAAATTTTGAGAGTATCTTCAGCACGTACCCTGTCGTCGTACgaactgaaatttttcaaatccgtaaattttttcttaattttcttttttcgtgcTGAAGACcacaaatatttaacaaatcgaTAATTTGACTTCAAAATGCCGCcactttgtaaataatcaagagtTAATTTCTTTCAGTTCGAGCCATAACTTTCGGAAAACGTCGATCCATGTATTCTAAAACATACTCTGTCAAAAGATATATaacatgtaatttttattacttttacttgaaaaaattcaCACACGCGCTTCAAAAACCAAtgaatacgtgtgcaaaatccgAATACAGCAGGTTCGAtggtttttctgaaaaaaattcctaaaaattcgcgCAAAAACGTCCTCGAAAATAAGAATACCTCCTTAAGCCGTCGCCGGATATCGTTCTCGGGAAGGGTGAGAGGGGGGGGGTGAGGGGAATATCGATGCCGCTTGCAAAGAACTCATTATCCCGGAAGAGGCTGATTAATTACGGTCGGCGGAGGAATCCTATTAACCCATCGACAGCGAGAGCTGCGAGCCAAATCATCGGGAAATACAGGCCCGGCGAGAGCTGGGCTACACGAAGAAGGAGGGTCCCGATTTAAATAACAAGTTCCCGAATCTTAATTATTTCGGCCGCGACTCGTGAGATCTCTTCGATCACGATCCCGGGGCAAGAGCTCGGTGATTGCTGTGCTCCCGTGTACGGGATCGAGCGAACAATTCCCGAGCAATCTGGCCGAATATCGGTCCTCGATCAATTTTCCAAGATTAATTTGCATGTAACAAAGTTTCTCACGACCGTATCAATTTGCCGGAGGGCGAACGCGTGTGAATCGTTGCTGCCGGATCAACGGCGTGTACACTTGATCCCGGTGACGAATTAATGATTTGTGATTGTACGCCGGTGAACGTCGAACAGGCAGGCGCACATGCAATAGGCCCCATTCAATGTTCATCGCCGCCGATTAATAAGGAGAAACTAATCCTCTCGAATGGTAATCTAGTCGGGGACTCCGAGGTGCGTTTCCACGAGTAGAGAGGAGGAGCGGCAGCACCGAGAAACAAAAGCCGCGTGAACGGTGTACACCATTGTCCAATTTCGAGGAAATTAACGACGCACAGTACGGAcaacccctcccccccccccactcacTTTGTCTAATTGCGATCCGCTACGATGAAGCTCGTCAAATGCACTCAATGGGAAAACCGATTCCCAATCGAAATCTCCTCGTAAGCTTTCTTACTGGAGCACGTCGAATTTCGCGATTGTTTCGAACGCTGCTTAGCTCATAAAGTAAACAATAACACAATTAAGACGATTTATGCAAAAAGTTAAATTCCAAAAATGAATTATTGTTACGATCAATTGAAAAACTATCCCCATTTGGAGATGGCTTGGTGCAATTCATATGCACGATGGGACTCATGGTACGCAATGGGTTAATACCGCCAACGATTTTAACACTACACCTACCACGGTCGGTCAAATTgatcttttcaaacttctgcgtacaatttcgtagatacaacattatcacattgctatttatctttacgacttttctgaaagtatgtatacaatgtatttctcagtatttatttctcgtttcttattatttttttccaagaaatataatatatgtagccTGTCCTGCCTACCACgtccggtcaatttgaccgcacgagataatatggtatttaatcTTATAAACCTAATCAGTATAATGTAAGGGTATTCTCAATGTGACATgaccaactcaaaataaatgagcggCCTCATTGAATGAGACGTTGTCAAGTTGCGCGCGTGcatggttgataatactgtttcatgacaaatacatccaaaccgcaaaggtggaccacacagtacaattttggaAATTGATGAGAGTGCATCGcagtatattttatataattggaattatacaaaaataaatttgtgtaGGGATGCAAAACCGTTAAGCGCGATCAACGTTGGCGTTTTTGCCGAAAGACACCCGCGGATCGCTGAAACAATAAACAGCTGACAGGTGAATGCCGTAGCGCGTGTGTGCGAAAGAATGAGAGCGTGAGTGCGTGAGAGAGAAAGCGACGAAGGTACGACGTCCGCGAACTCCGTATATGAGCCGATTTGTGTGTATGTGTTGTGACGATCGGCCTATACATAGATAGGTCACGATCGCGAGTCAGAGTTGAAGAGTGAGAACTGCGAATCGAAATTGTAAATAGAGAGAGTGAGAACTGCGAGTcgaaattgtatatatatatatagagagagagagagagagagagagagagagtcgaaaGTGTATACGTTAACAGttaaaatatacatacatatatcgttAGCCACTGACACCACATAGGATTACCATTCTAACCAATAGAATTGACCAAATCCTTACATTTGTATCGTCACTTCATGGAAGTTGTtcgtctactaattcattcggcAACAAATTGAgtattatatacatttaattatattaacaataattttttttaaggaccggtcatgttgaccgcgcacggtaggaataggtagtatacaagaagtgtcggtagatttagtgttaaagtaACTCGAGAGTTTGTATCGATAGTACCTAATATGGTATCTGCAGTAGAACGATGAAGATAATCGAATTAAAATGAAtataatgaaatgaaatgtatTCCAGGGGATACGCAATCTCGGCAGCGATCTTTGGTCCCGGAAGGAAAAATGAGGGTGAAGGGAGGGAA encodes:
- the Liprin-alpha gene encoding PTPRF interacting protein alpha isoform X8, whose translation is MWNVMCDVMPTIAEDSISQRSSQFSGEEVNFEQLMVSMLDERDKLVESLRETQTRLQETEARRQETEKERDSLNRQLNANIPQEFSQLTKELAAAREGILARDEEISELKAERSNTRLLLEHLECLVSRHERSIRTTVMKRQQVTQSGVSSEAEVLKALKSLFEHHKALDEKVRDRLRMAQEKNKSLEEELAITKQELQQYIMSGHAPKAIEDRPKENGQTEDSQQQNKNETEQAAGQQEHQQQQHPQQQQQQQQQQQQQQPQPQSIQKLGTERSTEIGSRLSNGSLDPADQDTTTRVIDLQATVEKQSSELSTWQRRVAELIGHVAELEETLSKAQKDLLKTQETNVKLQRDLHENVAQKVDQEERIATLEKRYLQAQRESSSSHDLNEKLEQELQHKKAQLKLQEEKIAAIQEKLELAEQKLAQYSKLPEMEEQLKQRMEALTQVRRPNQQAQERHGSAEDRIQRLETQLEEKNAEVMRVNQRLKMNEEHNTRLSATVDKLLSESNERLQAHLEERMQALNEKNTLTQELEQTRKLAEDLQNEKTEIVKELGKARLEIDNVKRQMLQQEIAFNIQQTDALTRSLSPNAVDPGSFSRSASHSSFDTHSLPRRTAKRPTIDEDTTKNYVPRTLAEQEWEKLQQAHVLANVQQAFDVSSDAEGDGDNESLFSCAADVISPTGHSDAQTLAVMLQEQLDAINNEIRLIQKEKQSTEARAEELESRVGSLEHMNLLARGRSLERASPPLSGRSTPKSHHSPNRDYLHKYHTAPASMSPAHLHQYAASLTSPGQLSESLPASQLQLSGEELHSVSERDSTGGAGSGGSDAASPLTARSIRLERVVQALAHSQEELRRHGQHNNGALNSGTPPSPLSSRHSSQDSLHKNNLSGVGLPIGQLSSPHLHMQATMSPATAAAVAAAQKKKGIKSSLGRFFSKKEKIKGKDTPMPGNMSGMGGASTPADPDYGDSVVAVAGTMGSKSDFDRRKKKSMLDSSRHELLAEAMKAGTPFALWNGPTVVAWLELWVGMPTWYVAACRANVKSGAIMSALSDTEIQREIGISCHLHRLKLRLAIQEMVSLTSPSAPKTSRTTLAFGDMNHEWIGNVWLPSLGLPQYRSTFMECLVDARMLDHLTKKELRSQLKMVDSFHRTSLQYGISCLKRLNYDRQQLEERRQMAEDANVDVLVWSNDRVIRWVQSIGLKEYGNNLLESGVHGALIAIDEGFDANSFALALQIPTQNTQARQLLEREFANLLAVGTERRLDEANSMKS